One Natronolimnobius sp. AArcel1 genomic region harbors:
- a CDS encoding SRPBCC family protein, producing MDRILLSTVAYRSPEEVFPYVRSFTNYPRYTDHLKSVNVHGDGGVGSLYDLHLAWWKLNYTANSKVTSIDAPQSLEWQLTNDIDARGEWRVEPEPDAAPPDAEMASRIYFDAVYDPYSADKNAISLPRFVSLDWVVTKVQPRLLSEAETVVQRLVTDIEDRTTPRDVELTIHEMP from the coding sequence GTGGACAGAATTCTCCTCAGTACTGTCGCGTATCGTTCCCCCGAGGAGGTCTTTCCGTACGTGCGGTCGTTTACCAACTATCCGCGGTACACGGACCACCTGAAATCGGTCAACGTTCACGGCGACGGCGGCGTCGGATCACTGTACGACCTGCATCTAGCATGGTGGAAACTCAACTATACAGCTAACTCGAAAGTCACCAGTATCGACGCGCCCCAGTCGCTCGAGTGGCAACTGACGAACGATATCGACGCTCGCGGGGAGTGGCGGGTCGAACCCGAACCCGACGCGGCACCGCCAGACGCCGAGATGGCGAGTCGCATCTACTTCGATGCAGTGTATGATCCCTACTCAGCGGACAAAAACGCGATTTCACTCCCCCGATTCGTCTCCCTGGACTGGGTCGTCACAAAGGTCCAGCCCCGACTCCTGAGCGAAGCCGAAACCGTCGTCCAGCGACTCGTGACGGATATCGAAGACCGAACCACGCCACGCGACGTCGAGTTGACGATTCACGAGATGCCCTGA
- a CDS encoding NAD(P)/FAD-dependent oxidoreductase has product MRDVCIVGGGVSGLAASIFTARAGLDTLVVDGGEPILARNASLENYPGFPDGVDARRYLQLVREQAGTAGVEFELGRVTRAEPITETALEDGFVLETDGGEPLEARRVVAASWSDSDYLVPLDVGRLQRGSKHFVDTDDAGRTVVDGVYAAGRLANEPHQAIVAAGHGAKVGLAVIHDSEANFYHDWVAPAGYFTGRGRDIPPACEEIDDDERQRRDEQARQTMLEAFAEPFDAEPTMHPSVAQE; this is encoded by the coding sequence ATGCGAGACGTGTGTATCGTTGGCGGGGGCGTGTCCGGCCTCGCCGCATCGATCTTTACCGCCCGTGCAGGCCTGGACACCCTCGTCGTCGACGGTGGCGAGCCAATCCTTGCCCGAAATGCCAGCCTCGAGAATTACCCCGGCTTCCCCGATGGCGTTGACGCCCGGCGGTACCTGCAACTGGTCCGTGAACAGGCCGGGACCGCGGGTGTCGAATTCGAACTCGGACGCGTGACGCGTGCCGAACCGATCACCGAGACGGCGCTCGAGGATGGGTTCGTTCTCGAAACGGACGGCGGGGAACCGCTCGAGGCGCGCCGGGTTGTGGCGGCGTCGTGGTCAGACAGCGACTATCTCGTTCCGCTGGATGTCGGACGACTCCAGCGCGGGAGCAAACACTTCGTCGACACAGATGATGCAGGGCGAACGGTCGTCGACGGCGTCTACGCCGCGGGTCGACTCGCGAACGAGCCACACCAAGCAATCGTTGCGGCCGGCCACGGGGCGAAAGTCGGCCTCGCGGTAATCCACGACTCCGAGGCGAACTTCTATCACGACTGGGTCGCCCCGGCGGGCTACTTTACCGGCCGCGGTCGCGACATTCCGCCTGCCTGTGAAGAGATTGACGACGACGAACGACAGCGCCGAGATGAACAGGCACGCCAGACCATGCTCGAGGCGTTCGCGGAGCCGTTTGATGCGGAGCCGACAATGCACCCGAGCGTGGCTCAGGAATAA
- the coaBC gene encoding bifunctional phosphopantothenoylcysteine decarboxylase/phosphopantothenate--cysteine ligase CoaBC: MLEGINVALGVTGSIAAVKTVELAHELRRQGAEVRGVMSSSAQGIIHPWALEFATENDVVTEITGAVEHVDLCGYGGWADVFLVAPATANTVGKIAGAVDDTPVTTCATTALGADTPVVIAPAMHEPMYDHPGVLEAIDTVAEWGVDFVDPRLEEGKAKIASEEAIVADVARAAGEQPLAGKQIVVTAGATSESIDPVRVLTNRSSGKMGRAVAKACYVRGADVTLVQQGSDVPYADVQQVESATEMLEATQEACQSADTLVSAAAIGDYTVEPSDEKIRSGQHLTLDLEPAPKLIDEVRETQPELPIVGFKAETSGEDAAMIEQARQTLERADLAFVVANDASVMGETETRALLVHAANVAAYEGDKAGLGAEIAESIATILGANSST; this comes from the coding sequence ATGCTCGAGGGAATCAACGTCGCACTCGGGGTCACGGGATCGATCGCGGCCGTCAAGACGGTCGAACTGGCCCACGAGTTGCGACGCCAGGGAGCCGAGGTTCGCGGCGTGATGTCATCGAGCGCACAGGGGATCATCCACCCCTGGGCGCTTGAGTTCGCGACAGAAAACGACGTGGTCACGGAGATTACGGGCGCGGTCGAACACGTCGACCTCTGTGGGTACGGCGGCTGGGCAGACGTCTTTCTCGTCGCACCCGCAACGGCGAATACGGTCGGCAAAATCGCCGGGGCCGTCGACGATACACCAGTGACGACCTGCGCGACGACGGCGCTCGGTGCGGATACGCCCGTCGTAATCGCGCCTGCAATGCACGAACCGATGTATGACCACCCCGGCGTGCTTGAGGCAATCGATACCGTCGCCGAGTGGGGCGTCGACTTCGTCGATCCGCGACTCGAGGAGGGGAAAGCGAAAATCGCGAGCGAGGAGGCAATCGTTGCCGATGTGGCGCGTGCTGCAGGCGAGCAACCGCTTGCAGGGAAACAGATCGTCGTCACCGCGGGCGCAACCAGCGAGTCAATCGACCCCGTGCGCGTTCTGACAAACCGTTCGTCGGGGAAAATGGGACGGGCTGTCGCAAAGGCCTGTTACGTTCGCGGCGCGGACGTGACGCTCGTCCAGCAGGGCTCAGACGTTCCCTACGCCGATGTCCAACAGGTCGAGAGCGCGACCGAGATGCTCGAGGCAACCCAGGAGGCCTGCCAAAGCGCGGATACGCTGGTGTCGGCCGCGGCTATTGGCGATTACACCGTCGAGCCAAGCGACGAGAAGATTCGCTCAGGCCAGCACCTGACGCTCGACCTCGAGCCAGCGCCGAAACTGATCGACGAGGTGCGCGAGACACAACCGGAGCTTCCAATCGTCGGCTTCAAAGCGGAGACCTCTGGAGAAGATGCTGCGATGATCGAACAGGCACGACAGACGCTCGAGCGGGCGGATCTCGCCTTTGTCGTTGCCAACGATGCGAGCGTCATGGGTGAGACAGAGACGCGCGCGCTGTTGGTTCATGCCGCAAACGTCGCCGCCTACGAGGGGGATAAAGCCGGGCTCGGAGCCGAGATTGCAGAGTCGATTGCAACAATACTGGGAGCCAACTCGAGTACGTAA
- the hpt gene encoding hypoxanthine/guanine phosphoribosyltransferase: protein MDQLKRSLLEAPIIEKEGYHYFVHPISDGVPKLDPTLLREIVIRIIRKAQLDEVDRIVTPAAMGIHISTAVSLMTDIPLTVIRKRQYGLKDEVAISQKTGYSENEMYINDVREGERVLVLDDVLSTGGTLASVLEALDNIGAEVIDTVAVIKKVGGENKVDDAGYNVKTLINVDVIDGEVVIIDENGDD from the coding sequence ATGGATCAACTCAAGCGGTCGCTTCTCGAGGCTCCGATCATCGAGAAAGAAGGCTATCACTACTTCGTCCACCCAATCAGTGACGGCGTTCCAAAACTCGATCCGACGCTCCTCCGTGAGATCGTTATCCGAATCATCCGCAAGGCACAGTTGGATGAAGTCGACCGAATCGTCACCCCCGCCGCCATGGGGATCCACATCTCGACGGCCGTCTCACTGATGACGGACATTCCGCTGACCGTGATCCGAAAGCGCCAGTACGGCCTCAAAGACGAGGTCGCAATCTCCCAGAAAACGGGCTACTCGGAAAACGAGATGTACATCAACGACGTGCGCGAGGGTGAGCGCGTGCTCGTCCTCGATGACGTGCTCTCGACCGGCGGCACGCTCGCATCTGTGCTCGAGGCACTCGACAACATTGGTGCCGAAGTGATCGACACGGTCGCCGTCATCAAGAAAGTCGGCGGCGAGAACAAAGTCGACGACGCAGGCTACAACGTCAAGACGCTGATCAACGTCGACGTGATCGACGGCGAAGTTGTCATTATCGACGAAAACGGCGACGACTGA
- a CDS encoding ABC transporter ATP-binding protein, with the protein MTSDDEPILRVDDLKKYYRANDGFIENLIGSTSWVKAVDGVSFELHEGETLGVVGESGCGKSTLGRSLLQLVEPTEGSVYYRDADLTELSNSEMRDIRTDIQYIFQDPFSSLNPKMTVGDIIGEPLDVHNIASGDDREDRIYDLLETVGLNPSHAQRYPHEFSGGQRQRIGIARALAVDPEIIICDEPVSALDVSVQAQILNLLEDLQTEFNLSYIFIAHDLSVVEHISDRVAVMYLGSFAEVGSTTEVFQPPYHPYSEALLSAIPEPDPLWEGDRIILPGTVPSPIDPPTGCRFHTRCPRVIEPEGYEFEDGVWRSLMTFKLRVRNAEILEGVVSLEGAEEVDEGHRDSSDVDPDALWSAIRDEFGFPESFSDPSVEAVIDDVIKALAAGNIEAASEDLEAAFESPCEHDRPDQYTVGDSHRISCLLYDDAYAGDGVYGDTDDVGGTGNVAADD; encoded by the coding sequence ATGACTAGTGACGATGAGCCGATTCTACGTGTTGACGACCTCAAAAAGTACTATCGAGCGAACGATGGCTTCATCGAGAATCTCATCGGGTCGACTTCGTGGGTCAAAGCCGTCGACGGCGTGAGCTTTGAACTGCATGAGGGCGAAACGCTGGGCGTTGTCGGTGAGAGTGGCTGTGGAAAAAGTACGCTTGGCCGATCACTGCTACAACTTGTTGAACCAACTGAGGGCTCGGTTTACTACCGAGACGCAGATCTAACCGAACTGTCGAACAGCGAAATGCGTGACATCCGCACGGATATCCAGTACATCTTCCAGGACCCGTTCTCGAGTTTGAACCCGAAGATGACTGTCGGCGATATCATTGGTGAGCCACTTGATGTTCACAATATCGCCAGCGGCGACGACCGTGAAGACCGGATTTATGACCTCCTCGAGACGGTTGGACTGAATCCGAGTCACGCCCAGCGATATCCACACGAGTTCTCAGGTGGACAGCGCCAGCGGATCGGGATTGCCCGTGCGCTTGCAGTCGACCCTGAGATCATCATTTGTGACGAACCGGTGAGTGCACTGGATGTCTCCGTTCAGGCACAGATTCTCAACCTGCTCGAGGATCTGCAAACGGAGTTTAACCTCTCGTATATTTTCATTGCACACGACCTGAGTGTCGTTGAACATATCTCTGACCGAGTCGCAGTCATGTATCTCGGCTCGTTCGCAGAGGTTGGGTCCACTACTGAGGTATTCCAGCCGCCGTATCATCCGTACTCGGAGGCCCTGTTGTCAGCAATTCCGGAACCTGACCCGCTTTGGGAGGGCGACCGGATAATCCTTCCTGGAACCGTTCCATCGCCTATCGATCCACCCACTGGCTGTCGATTCCACACCAGATGTCCGCGAGTCATCGAACCTGAGGGCTACGAGTTCGAAGACGGTGTGTGGCGCTCTCTTATGACGTTCAAACTTCGGGTCCGAAATGCTGAGATTCTCGAGGGTGTTGTCTCTCTCGAGGGTGCTGAGGAGGTCGATGAAGGGCATCGAGATTCCAGTGATGTTGATCCCGATGCACTCTGGTCGGCAATCAGAGACGAGTTTGGCTTTCCCGAATCATTCAGCGATCCGTCTGTCGAAGCCGTCATCGATGACGTGATCAAAGCGCTTGCCGCGGGCAACATCGAGGCTGCAAGTGAGGACCTCGAGGCGGCGTTCGAATCACCCTGTGAACACGATCGCCCCGACCAGTATACAGTCGGTGACAGCCACCGTATCTCATGTCTGTTGTATGATGATGCGTACGCAGGCGACGGTGTGTACGGCGATACTGACGATGTAGGCGGAACAGGCAACGTTGCGGCCGACGATTAA
- a CDS encoding ABC transporter ATP-binding protein, which yields MALLEVRDLNVNFYTSEGVVQAVNDLSFRIERGEMFGVVGESGAGKSVTSLSLMRLIDNPGRIESGEILFKGQNLLELSESEMRDIRGNEIAMIFQDAQTALNPVYTIGEQIAEAVRHHLGYDKQEAKDRTIELLDEVGIPEPATRYDDYPHQFSGGMQQRAVIAMALSCDPDLLICDEPTTALDVTIEAQILELIENLASEYNTAVELITHDLGVVAEVCDRVMVMYAGKAVEKAPVEELYYDPKHPYTVGLMSSIPRVGNTRERLQTIPGTMPDLVELPSGCSFHPRCPYAEETCTLKEPQLLHPETGEDASGADSDRAAACLEYSGDLTQGLDYDVHVEGEIAGTQIPEGESDD from the coding sequence ATGGCACTTCTCGAGGTTCGCGATCTGAACGTGAACTTCTACACGTCAGAGGGTGTCGTACAGGCGGTCAACGATCTCTCGTTCCGAATCGAACGCGGTGAAATGTTCGGGGTCGTCGGCGAGAGTGGTGCCGGAAAGAGCGTCACATCACTCTCACTGATGCGGTTGATCGACAACCCCGGTCGCATCGAGAGTGGCGAAATCCTGTTCAAAGGTCAAAACCTCCTCGAGTTGAGCGAATCAGAGATGCGCGACATTCGTGGCAACGAGATTGCCATGATCTTCCAGGACGCCCAGACAGCACTGAACCCGGTGTACACGATCGGGGAACAAATTGCTGAGGCGGTCCGTCATCACCTCGGATACGACAAACAGGAGGCGAAAGACCGAACGATCGAACTACTCGATGAGGTGGGTATTCCAGAACCAGCAACCCGGTACGATGATTACCCACACCAGTTCTCCGGTGGGATGCAACAGCGTGCAGTGATCGCAATGGCGTTGTCGTGTGATCCTGACCTGCTGATCTGTGATGAGCCAACGACAGCCCTCGATGTGACGATCGAGGCCCAGATTCTCGAGTTGATCGAGAACTTAGCCAGTGAGTACAACACTGCAGTTGAACTGATCACGCACGATCTCGGTGTCGTCGCCGAAGTGTGTGATCGCGTGATGGTTATGTACGCAGGGAAGGCTGTCGAGAAAGCGCCGGTTGAGGAGTTGTACTATGACCCAAAACATCCCTACACGGTTGGGCTGATGAGTTCGATCCCGCGCGTTGGCAACACTCGCGAACGACTCCAGACGATTCCGGGAACAATGCCCGACCTCGTTGAACTCCCAAGCGGGTGTAGCTTCCATCCACGCTGTCCGTACGCCGAAGAGACCTGTACACTGAAAGAGCCCCAGTTACTCCATCCCGAAACTGGCGAGGACGCAAGTGGAGCCGACTCCGACCGCGCCGCAGCGTGTCTCGAGTACTCTGGCGACCTGACACAGGGACTGGACTACGATGTCCACGTCGAGGGCGAGATAGCGGGCACACAGATTCCAGAAGGTGAGTCCGATGACTAG
- a CDS encoding ABC transporter permease: MSTERGRIQITGFDAERVRDRETLSDWSTGVEGGTDSRYARAWRRFRRNRSAMLGTGIVLVMIALAVLARPITVMGFPIQPLSLAPHDPQAILYLEPGGPERYASPSLSHPMGVDGDGRDIFSRVLYGGRYSISIGFVVVALTFSFGIFVGAIAGYYGGWIDEILMRVLDVVFAFPALVLALVLVAMFGGGYWQLVAAFALPGWAAYARLIRGEILSIKENEYVLAAKALGASDRRIIFKHIVPNAIPPAVVQATLSTGTIVIGVAALGFLGLGMPSGTAEWGTMLDGALSSMVQTPIPWWATIFPGGAIFIFVMAINMIGDGINDSFDAQAEDVQMHGGGG, translated from the coding sequence ATGTCTACAGAACGAGGACGGATTCAAATCACGGGCTTCGACGCTGAGCGCGTACGGGACCGTGAGACCCTTTCAGACTGGAGTACAGGGGTTGAAGGTGGTACAGACAGCCGATACGCACGAGCGTGGCGACGGTTCCGACGAAACCGAAGCGCAATGCTCGGTACCGGTATCGTGCTTGTTATGATCGCCCTCGCAGTACTGGCACGACCGATTACCGTAATGGGGTTCCCTATTCAGCCCCTCTCGCTCGCGCCGCACGATCCGCAGGCGATTCTCTACCTCGAGCCGGGCGGTCCGGAGCGGTACGCATCGCCGTCGCTGTCACACCCAATGGGTGTTGACGGTGACGGTCGCGATATCTTCTCGCGGGTGCTCTATGGCGGTCGGTACAGCATCTCGATTGGCTTTGTTGTCGTGGCGCTTACGTTCTCGTTCGGTATCTTCGTGGGTGCTATCGCCGGCTACTACGGCGGCTGGATCGACGAAATTCTGATGCGTGTCCTGGACGTCGTGTTCGCGTTCCCTGCACTTGTCCTCGCGCTGGTGCTGGTCGCAATGTTCGGCGGGGGATACTGGCAGTTGGTTGCCGCGTTCGCCTTACCGGGATGGGCTGCGTATGCCCGACTGATACGGGGCGAGATACTGAGCATCAAAGAAAACGAGTACGTGCTCGCGGCGAAAGCGCTCGGCGCGAGCGACCGGCGGATTATCTTCAAACACATCGTTCCAAATGCAATCCCACCTGCCGTTGTTCAAGCGACGCTTTCGACAGGGACAATCGTCATTGGCGTTGCTGCACTCGGTTTCCTCGGACTCGGGATGCCATCCGGGACTGCAGAATGGGGGACTATGCTCGACGGCGCGCTCTCGTCGATGGTCCAAACGCCGATCCCGTGGTGGGCAACGATCTTCCCAGGCGGTGCAATCTTCATCTTCGTAATGGCAATCAACATGATTGGTGACGGAATCAACGACTCGTTCGATGCACAGGCTGAGGACGTACAGATGCATGGAGGTGGTGGCTAA
- a CDS encoding ABC transporter permease, whose protein sequence is MSLRRFALKRLLLVVPTLFGVSVLTFALVHLTPGDPVNFILALEPEATEADRAALRAEHGLDQPVYVQYFDWATGVLTLDFGTEIQSGRPVSDIILTRLPPTIALGIFGWVFAIVIAIPTGIYAAMNRQQLADDVSRVIALAGIAIPNFWLGLILILVFAVSLGPWTVLPPRQPLYHPEMLFHLILPGLTIGTASAATMMRIMRSSMAEELNKDYVTTARAKGLPERTVILKHVLRNSLISVVTVAAFITAGILAGSVVVEVVFAWPGLGYEFIGAIEDREYYVIMGITLFIGIVIIVMNLLADLVYALLDPRIRY, encoded by the coding sequence ATGAGCTTACGACGTTTCGCACTCAAACGACTATTGCTTGTGGTTCCGACGCTTTTTGGCGTGTCGGTACTTACATTTGCACTAGTTCACTTGACACCGGGGGACCCGGTTAATTTCATTCTCGCACTGGAACCTGAAGCGACTGAGGCCGATCGGGCGGCACTCCGTGCTGAACACGGCCTCGACCAGCCCGTCTACGTCCAGTATTTCGATTGGGCAACCGGCGTCTTAACCCTCGATTTTGGAACCGAGATCCAATCTGGACGGCCAGTCAGTGACATTATCCTCACGCGGCTTCCGCCGACGATTGCACTGGGGATTTTCGGATGGGTGTTCGCAATCGTAATCGCAATTCCAACGGGTATCTATGCGGCGATGAACCGACAGCAACTCGCAGATGACGTGAGCCGAGTCATCGCACTTGCAGGGATCGCAATTCCGAACTTCTGGCTCGGCCTGATCCTGATCCTTGTCTTTGCTGTCTCGCTTGGACCCTGGACCGTCCTTCCGCCACGCCAGCCGCTGTATCATCCAGAAATGCTGTTCCATCTTATCTTACCGGGACTTACGATTGGAACCGCTTCTGCCGCAACGATGATGCGGATTATGCGCTCGTCGATGGCTGAAGAACTCAACAAAGACTACGTCACGACCGCTCGAGCGAAAGGATTGCCTGAGCGGACGGTGATCCTGAAACACGTCCTTCGGAACTCGCTCATCTCGGTCGTGACGGTTGCTGCGTTCATCACGGCAGGGATTCTTGCAGGGTCGGTTGTCGTTGAGGTCGTGTTCGCGTGGCCGGGGCTTGGCTACGAGTTCATCGGCGCAATTGAGGATCGTGAGTACTACGTGATCATGGGAATTACGCTGTTCATCGGCATCGTGATCATCGTGATGAATTTACTCGCAGATCTGGTCTACGCACTGCTCGATCCACGAATTAGATACTAG
- a CDS encoding ABC transporter substrate-binding protein has product MPRKQWSEVDRRRVLKSTGIAGAAVGMGAFAGCLGDDDDNGNGEGDLDEVDARTDEELEEVDYDEIEEGGILRTALAENINDFDPVESGDTTSSMASQFLIYEAMVHPDRDGDNVPWVATDWEVETQDIYVDDYEEYAVDPDDAGQVLFEMDDGSVVDVDGGEEAAGDDHWGMRVTYELRDDVVFHNGEELTAENVVASYDRYEGSTRGPTDLYDWYLYAEADGDYTVDVYFQQPDADGIGAAGSIAIVPEEHFDVAPGDIDPLNGEDPIGSGFFQFEEFDDESFYSVSRFDDHWFSTDAVDWWDGSDDFPDQPPIEGIEFEIVPSDSTRASAIQSQEIHHTSGLEADILTDLDEDDDYQVRRTVAGGYDFLQYPVTHEPWTDPRIREGVNHLIPRPSIVENIYQGWAIPATLPMSPVAADEGTHDYEALEEEYGEYNEYDPERAEELVQEVFDDHDIEAPMEIEMWTNADSDDRVRWNELIIESLESTGLFEVEFEEYEWGQYIEMLNDPEMHQEEDALVSIGLSSGFSPDGFFRSMVDPSLIGTCCNHTGYDNPEVFDLLQATRFDEDVVGEENIDTRRDRVEELIAAILEEPPVSWIQYGLEDDVIIEDSVHGWNTWPINSEKYSRAIFHPPAEQTIYISEEV; this is encoded by the coding sequence ATGCCACGCAAGCAGTGGTCTGAAGTCGATCGGCGAAGGGTGCTCAAATCAACAGGTATTGCTGGTGCAGCAGTTGGGATGGGTGCGTTTGCTGGGTGTCTTGGTGACGATGATGATAACGGGAACGGCGAAGGTGATCTAGACGAAGTTGACGCCCGGACTGACGAAGAACTCGAGGAAGTTGATTACGACGAAATCGAAGAGGGCGGTATTCTTCGGACGGCACTCGCGGAGAACATCAATGATTTTGATCCCGTTGAGAGTGGCGATACGACCTCCTCAATGGCTTCTCAATTCCTGATCTATGAGGCGATGGTCCATCCTGACCGCGACGGAGACAACGTTCCGTGGGTTGCAACCGACTGGGAAGTTGAGACCCAGGACATCTACGTGGACGACTACGAGGAGTATGCCGTTGATCCAGACGATGCGGGACAGGTTCTGTTCGAAATGGACGACGGCAGTGTTGTCGATGTCGACGGTGGCGAGGAAGCCGCTGGAGACGACCACTGGGGAATGCGCGTCACGTATGAACTCCGTGACGATGTTGTCTTCCACAACGGTGAAGAACTGACGGCAGAGAACGTCGTTGCATCCTACGATCGGTACGAAGGATCGACCCGTGGACCAACCGACCTCTACGATTGGTATCTCTATGCGGAAGCCGACGGCGACTACACTGTCGACGTCTATTTCCAGCAGCCGGATGCTGACGGTATCGGTGCCGCTGGGAGTATCGCAATCGTCCCCGAGGAACACTTCGATGTTGCACCCGGTGATATCGACCCACTCAACGGTGAAGATCCGATTGGATCCGGTTTCTTCCAGTTCGAGGAATTCGACGATGAATCGTTCTACAGTGTCTCTCGATTTGACGATCACTGGTTCTCGACAGATGCTGTCGACTGGTGGGATGGCTCTGACGACTTCCCGGATCAGCCACCAATCGAGGGCATCGAGTTCGAAATCGTCCCAAGTGACTCGACTCGTGCATCGGCTATCCAGAGCCAAGAGATCCACCATACGTCTGGTCTCGAGGCGGATATCCTCACTGACCTCGATGAGGACGATGACTATCAGGTCCGCCGCACGGTTGCTGGCGGCTATGACTTCTTGCAGTACCCTGTCACGCATGAGCCATGGACGGATCCACGAATCCGCGAGGGTGTGAACCACCTAATTCCTCGACCCTCGATTGTTGAGAACATCTATCAGGGCTGGGCAATCCCGGCAACACTGCCGATGTCGCCGGTTGCTGCTGACGAAGGAACACACGACTACGAGGCACTCGAAGAGGAGTATGGTGAGTACAACGAGTATGATCCTGAGCGGGCCGAAGAACTCGTCCAAGAGGTCTTCGACGACCACGATATCGAGGCTCCGATGGAGATCGAGATGTGGACGAACGCAGACTCCGACGATCGGGTTCGCTGGAACGAACTGATTATCGAGTCGCTCGAGTCCACCGGGCTGTTCGAAGTCGAATTCGAAGAGTACGAGTGGGGACAGTATATCGAGATGCTCAACGATCCAGAGATGCACCAAGAGGAGGATGCCCTGGTTTCGATCGGCCTTTCCTCTGGGTTCAGCCCTGATGGCTTCTTCCGTTCGATGGTCGATCCATCGCTCATCGGGACGTGTTGTAACCACACCGGCTACGACAATCCTGAAGTCTTTGACCTCCTGCAGGCGACGCGTTTCGATGAAGATGTTGTCGGCGAAGAGAACATCGATACGCGACGTGATCGCGTCGAGGAACTGATTGCTGCAATCCTCGAGGAGCCGCCAGTGTCGTGGATTCAGTACGGCCTCGAGGACGACGTTATCATCGAAGATTCGGTCCACGGATGGAACACCTGGCCGATTAACAGCGAGAAGTACTCGCGTGCAATCTTCCATCCACCGGCTGAACAGACGATTTACATCTCCGAAGAGGTCTGA